One Euphorbia lathyris chromosome 1, ddEupLath1.1, whole genome shotgun sequence DNA segment encodes these proteins:
- the LOC136229660 gene encoding large ribosomal subunit protein eL38z/eL38y-like translates to MPKQIQEIKNFLLTARMKDARSVKIKRRKDDVQFKVRCSKYLYTLCAFDSEKADKLKPSLPPDLTAQDL, encoded by the exons ATGCCCAAGCAAATTCAGGAGATCAAGAATTTCCTTCTCACTGCAA GAATGAAAGACGCACGCTCTGTGAAGATCAAAAGGAGGAAAGATGATGTCCAATTCAAAGTCCGCTGCTCCAAGTACCTATACACCCTTTGCGCATTCGACTCTGAGAAGGCAGATAAATTGAAACCATCTCTCCCTCCAGATTTAACTGCTCAAGATCTGTGA
- the LOC136217704 gene encoding photosystem I P700 chlorophyll a apoprotein A1-like gives MAAITVDLTTVTFPRILVTISFHEEDSTIIRSPEPEVKILVDRDPIKTSFEEWARPGHFSRTIAKGPDTTTWIWNLHADAHDFDSHTNDLEEISRKVFSAHFGQLSIIFLWLSGMYFHGARFSNYEAWLSDPTHIGPSAQVVWPIVGQEILNGDVGGGFRGIQITSGFFQIWRASGITSELQLYCTAIGALVFAALMLFAGWFHYHKTAPKLAWFQDVESMLNHHLAGLLGLCYHLSPDLEVEE, from the coding sequence AGGAGGACTCAACGATTATTCGTTCGCCGGAACCAGAAGTAAAAATTTTGGTAGATAGGGATCCCATCAAAACTTCTTTTGAGGAATGGGCCAGACCCGGTCATTTCTCAAGAACAATAGCTAAAGGACCTGATACTACCACTTGGATCTGGAACCTACATGCTGATGCTCACGATTTCGATAGCCATACCAATGATTTGGAAGAAATTTCTCGAAAAGTATTTAGTGCTCATTTTGGCCAACTCTCCATCATCTTTCTTTGGCTGAGTGGCATGTATTTCCACGGTGCTCGTTTTTCAAATTATGAAGCATGGCTAAGCGATCCTACTCACATTGGACCTAGCGCCCAAGTGGTTTGGCCAATAGTGGGCCAAGAAATATTGAATGGTGATGTAGGTGGGGGTTTCCGAGGAATACAAATAACCTCCGGTTTTTTTCAGATTTGGAGAGCATCTGGAATAACTAGTGAATTACAACTGTATTGTACCGCAATTGGTGCATTGGTCTTTGCAGCCTTAATGCTTTTTGCTGGTTGGTTCCATTATCACAAAACTGCTCCAAAATTGGCTTGGTTCCAAGATGTAGAATCCATGTTGAATCACCATTTAGCGGGGCTACTAGGActttgctatcatctgtcaccagatttggaagtggaggaatga